The following are encoded together in the Strix uralensis isolate ZFMK-TIS-50842 chromosome 38, bStrUra1, whole genome shotgun sequence genome:
- the ZNF628 gene encoding zinc finger protein 628 isoform X1, translating into MAGATSPAGPAVSRAGGPGTADQPYACRECGKAFRWSSRLAHHQRSHTGERPYKCPECPKAFKGSSALLYHQRGHTGERPYACPQCGKAFKRSSLLQTHQRVHTGLRAFECAQCGLTFKWASHYQYHLRQHTGERPYRCPACPKAFKNSSSLRRHRHTHTGERPHACPVCGKAFAQATNLRQHQRVHTGERPYACPQCGKTFTHSSNLLLHRRTHAGTRPHECPTCAKAFISDACLQKHLQSHAGHSAVPPLLPVPATAPETLWKCSACPLSFTSEEELLGHQGSHSVTAVTPPAAPHRCPTCGKTFKNSSGLARHRHGHAAERPFKCTVCPKTFTQLAGLLGHQRSHPAAVPPHPPPEAPDPPVAPQPAPERPYQCTECGKAFKGSSGLRYHMRDHTGERPYACRECGKAFKRSSLLQIHQRVHTGLRAFECAQCGLTFKWASHYQYHLRQHTGERPYRCPDCPKAFKNTSCLRRHRQLHTGERPHACPVCGKAFAQTSNLRQHQRVHTGERPYACPQCGKTFTHSSNLQLHRRTHSAARPYRCPLCPKAFVMASYLQRHLRTHTPGPRGTPRRPPPPSPEAQTFLLVQTPQGLQLIPSPPAPPRKLLLLPGPPAEPPAFTLLPAEGPAPRAGKGPRASGPTAAGQSILLVPGTGQALPRVQLQAVTGAPAGASVIVLRGGVIPPRGPQPPEVTGVQLQAAEVTNVQLQALPQPLEVTNIQLQAAEVTNVQLQATEVTSVQLQALPQPLDVTNIQLQAAEMTNVQLQALPQPSKVTNVQLQALPQPLDVTNIHLQAAEVTNVQLQALPQPLDVTNIQLQASEVTNVQLQALPQPSKVANIQLHALPQPSDVTNIQLQAAEVTNVQLQALPQPLDVTNIQLRALPQPSEVTNIQLQATEMTNVQLQALPQSSKVTNIQLQALPQPLDVTNIQLQATEVTNVQLQALPQPSEITNIQLQALPQPSEVTGVHLQATEVPSVHLQATEVTDVHLQATEVPGVELQTTEVTDVHFQTTKVPDIHLQATEVSNVHLQTTEVPSVHLEATEVPNIQLQAMEVANIQLQTTEVPSVHLETTEVPDVHLETTEVPNIHLEATEVPGVHLQTTKVTNVHLQATEVTNVHHQTMEVPSVHLQAADVPNIHLQDAEVTTVQLQATEMPSVHPQTTEVTNVHLQAAEVPSVHLQTTEVPSVCHQTTEVPGVHLQVTEVPSVHLQTTEMANVHLQDTKVSSVHHHMMELPNIHLKITDMPNIQLKTMEVTNVHLQATEVPNACHQMMEAPSVQLKTMEVPNMHLKTTEVPNVQLNNVQLKTTEEVPNIQLKTVEVPNVQLKTVEVPNIQLKAVEVPNIQLKTMEVSNIQLRTMEVPNVQLKTVEVPNVQLKPMEVTNVHLQAAEVPNIQPQPPEVLVAGGGLSPSPSPRLAVVGAAGGLPPVLLLRGAGGGPARLCLQALAQLPPPGSPRILLVRGEPVPGGSGGGQPPTPARGVAGGGSGGGGTGTGPPTPELPNVPLVHTF; encoded by the coding sequence ATGGCGGGAGCAACATCACCAGCAGGGCCAGCCGTGTCCCGGGCCGGTGGTCCAGGCACAGCCGACCAGCCCTACGCTTGCCGGGAGTGCGGGAAGGCCTTCAGGTGGTCGTCCCGCCTGGCCCACCACCAACGCAGCCACACGGGCGAGCGGCCCTACAAGTGTCCCGAGTGCCCCAAGGCCTTTAAGGGCTCCTCCGCCCTCCTCTACCACCAGCGGGGCCACACGGGCGAGCGGCCCTACGCCTGTCCCCAGTGCGGGAAGGCCTTCAAGCGCTCCTCCCTGCTGCAGACCCACCAGCGGGTTCACACGGGGCTGCGGGCCTTTGAGTGCGCCCAGTGCGGCCTCACCTTCAAGTGGGCATCCCACTACCAGTACCACCTCCGGCAGCACACCGGTGAGCGGCCCTACCGCTGCCCCGCTTGTCCCAAAGCCTTCAAGAACTCTTCCAGCCTCCGCCGTCACCGTCACACCCACACTGGCGAGCGGCCCCACGCCTGCCCTGTCTGCGGCAAAGCCTTCGCCCAAGCCACCAACCTCCGGCAACACCAGCGGGTCCACACCGGCGAGCGGCCCTACGCCTGCCCCCAGTGCGGCAAAACCTTCACCCACTCCTCCAACCTCCTCCTCCACCGGCGCACCCACGCTGGCACCCGGCCCCACGAGTGTCCAACCTGCGCCAAGGCCTTCATCTCTGATGCCTGCCTGCAGAAACACCTCCAGAGCCACGCTGGCCACTCTGCCGTGCCGCCGCTCCTCCCAGTGCCCGCCACGGCACCAGAGACGCTCTGGAAGTGCTCTGCCTGCCCGCTGAGTTTCACCAGtgaggaggagctgctgggccaCCAAGGCAGCCATTCAGTGACAGCAGTGACCCCCCCAGCCGCCCCTCACCGCTGCCCCACCTGCGGCAAGACCTTCAAGAACAGCTCGGGGCTGGCTCGGCACCGTCATGGCCACGCTGCCGAGCGGCCCTTCAAGTGCACCGTCTGCCCCAAGACCTTCACCCAGCTGGCCGGGCTGTTGGGCCACCAACGCAGCCACCCTGCCGCTGTCCCACCGCATCCCCCCCCCGAGGCTCCCGACCCTCCGGTGGCACCCCAGCCCGCCCCGGAGCGCCCTTACCAATGCACTGAGTGCGGCAAAGCCTTCAAGGGCTCCTCGGGGCTGCGGTACCACATGCGGGACCACACGGGCGAGCGGCCCTACGCCTGCCGCGAGTGCGGCAAGGCCTTCAAGCGCTCCTCCCTCCTCCAGATCCACCAGCGGGTTCACACGGGGCTGCGGGCTTTCGAGTGTGCCCAGTGCGGCCTCACCTTCAAGTGGGCATCCCACTACCAGTACCACCTCCGGCAGCACACCGGTGAGCGGCCCTACCGCTGCCCCGACTGCCCTAAAGCCTTCAAGAACACCTCCTGCCTCCGCCGCCATCGCCAGCTCCACACCGGCGAGCGGCCCCACGCCTGCCCCGTCTGCGGCAAAGCCTTCGCCCAAACCTCCAACCTCCGGCAACACCAGCGGGTCCACACCGGCGAGCGGCCCTACGCCTGCCCCCAGTGCGGCAAAACCTTCACCCACTCCTCCAACCTCCAGCTCCACCGGCGCACCCACTCCGCCGCCCGCCCCTACCGCTGCCCGCTCTGCCCCAAGGCCTTCGTGATGGCCTCCTACCTCCAGCGTCACCTCCGCACCCACACCCCTGGGCCCCGCGGgaccccccgccgccccccgccaccGTCTCCCGAGGCCCAGACCTTCCTGCTGGTGCAGACCCCCCAGGGCCTGCAGCTCATCCCCAGCCCCCCGGCACCCCCGCGGAAGCTCCTCCTGCTGCCCGGCCCCCCAGCTGAGCCCCCTGCTTTCACCCTCCTGCCCGCCGAGGGTCCCGCGCCCCGGGCGGGAAAGGGTCCCCGGGCATCGGGACCCACCGCTGCCGGGCAGAGCATCCTGTTGGTACCCGGCACGGGGCAGGCGCTGCCCCGTGTCCAGCTCCAGGCGGTGACGGGGGCCCCGGCAGGGGCCAGTGTCATCGTCTTGAGGGGGGGCGTCATTCCCCCGCGGGGGCCGCAGCCCCCCGAGGTCACTGGCGTCCAGCTGCAGGCAGCCGAGGTGACCAATGTCCAGCTGCAGGCCTTGCCACAACCTTTGGAGGTCACCAATATCCAGCTCCAAGCTGCAGAGGTGACTAATGTCCAGCTCCAAGCCACGGAGGTGACAAGTGTCCAGCTCCAAGCCCTGCCGCAGCCCTTGGATGTCACCAACATCCAGCTCCAAGCTGCCGAGATGACAAATGTCCAGCTCCAAGCCTTGCCACAACCCTCCAAGGTGACCAACGTCCAGCTTCAAGCCCTGCCACAGCCCTTGGATGTCACCAACATCCATCTCCAAGCTGCCGAGGTGACAAATGTCCAGCTGCAGGCCCTGCCACAGCCCTTGGATGTCACCAACATCCAGCTCCAAGCCAGTGAGGTGACCAATGTCCAGCTCCAAGCCCTGCCACAGCCCTCCAAGGTGGCCAACATCCAGCTCCATGCTCTGCCACAACCCTCGGATGTCACCAACATCCAACTTCAGGCCGCGGAGGTGACCAATGTCCAGCTCCAAGCCCTGCCACAGCCCTTGGATGTCACCAACATCCAGCTCCGAGCCCTGCCACAACCCTCTGAGGTCACCAACATCCAACTGCAGGCCACCGAGATGACAAATGTCCAGCTCCAAGCCCTGCCACAGTCCTCCAAGGTGACCAACATCCAGCTCCAAGCCCTGCCACAACCTTTGGATGTCACCAACATCCAGCTGCAGGCCACTGAGGTGACAAATGTCCAGCTCCAAGCCCTGCCACAGCCCTCTGAGATCACCAACATCCAGCTCCAAGCCCTGCCGCAGCCCTCAGAGGTGACCGGTGTCCATCTCCAGGCCACGGAGGTACCAAGCGTCCATCTTCAGGCCACGGAGGTGACAGATGTCCATCTCCAGGCCACGGAGGTGCCCGGTGTCGAGCTGCAGACCACAGAGGTGACAGATGTCCATTTCCAAACCACCAAGGTACCTGACATCCATCTCCAAGCCACAGAGGTGTCCAATGTCCATCTCCAAACCACGGAGGTCCCCAGTGTCCATCTTGAGGCCACAGAGGTGCCCAACATCCAGCTCCAGGCCATGGAGGTGGCCAACATCCAGCTGCAGACCACAGAGGTGCCCAGTGTCCATCTCGAAACCACTGAGGTGCCTGATGTGCATCTCGAAACCACTGAGGTGCCCAACATCCATCTCGAAGCCACAGAGGTGCCTGGTGTCCATCTCCAGACCACGAAGGTGACCAATGTCCACTTGCAGGCCACTGAGGTGACCAACGTCCATCACCAAACCATGGAGGTGCCCAGTGTCCATCTCCAGGCCGCAGACGTGCCCAACATCCATCTCCAGGATGCAGAGGTGACCACTGTCCAGCTGCAAGCCACTGAGATGCCCAGTGTCCATCCCCAAACCACGGAGGTGACAAATGTCCATCTCCAGGCCGCAGAGGTGCCCAGTGTCCATCTCCAGACCACTGAGGTGCCCAGTGTGTGTCATCAAACCACTGAGGTGCCCGGTGTCCATCTCCAAGTCACAGAGGTGCCCAGCGTCCATCTCCAGACCACAGAGATGGCCAATGTCCATCTTCAAGACACCAAGGTGTCCAGTGTCCATCACCATATGATGGAGCTGCCCAATATCCATCTCAAGATCACGGACATGCCCAATATCCAACTGAAGACAATGGAGGTGACAAATGTCCATCTCCAGGCTACTGAGGTGCCCAACGCCTGTCACCAAATGATGGAGGCACCCAGTGTCCAACTCAAGACCATGGAGGTGCCTAACATGCATCTTAAGACCACAGAGGTGCCTAACGTCCAACTCAATAACGTCCAACTCAAGACCACAGAGGAGGTGCCCAACATCCAACTCAAGACCGTGGAGGTGCCCAACGTGCAACTGAAGACCGTGGAGGTACCCAACATCCAACTGAAGGCCGTGGAGGTGCCCAACATCCAACTCAAGACCATGGAGGTATCCAACATCCAACTGAGGACCATGGAGGTGCCCAACGTTCAACTCAAGACTGTAGAGGTGCCCAACGTCCAACTCAAGCCCATGGAGGTGACAAATGTCCATCTCCAGGCCGCAGAGGTGCCCAACATCCAGCCGCAGCCCCCCGAGGTGCTCGTGGCAGGGGGGGGCCTgtccccctccccgtccccacgGTTGGCGGTAGTGGGGGCAGCTGGGGGactgccccctgtgctgctgctacggggggctggggggggacctgcccgcctctgcctgcaggcgctggcccagctgcccccccccggctccccccggaTCCTCCTGGTCCGGGGTGAGCCGGtgccggggggcagcggcggggggcagccccccaccccggcccggggggtggctgggggtggcagtggtgggggggggacgggaaCGGGACCCCCCACCCCGGAACTGCCCAATGTCCCGCTGGTTCACACCTTCTGA
- the ZNF628 gene encoding zinc finger protein 628 isoform X2 translates to MAGATSPAGPAVSRAGGPGTADQPYACRECGKAFRWSSRLAHHQRSHTGERPYKCPECPKAFKGSSALLYHQRGHTGERPYACPQCGKAFKRSSLLQTHQRVHTGLRAFECAQCGLTFKWASHYQYHLRQHTGERPYRCPACPKAFKNSSSLRRHRHTHTGERPHACPVCGKAFAQATNLRQHQRVHTGERPYACPQCGKTFTHSSNLLLHRRTHAGTRPHECPTCAKAFISDACLQKHLQSHAGHSAVPPLLPVPATAPETLWKCSACPLSFTSEEELLGHQGSHSVTAVTPPAAPHRCPTCGKTFKNSSGLARHRHGHAAERPFKCTVCPKTFTQLAGLLGHQRSHPAAVPPHPPPEAPDPPVAPQPAPERPYQCTECGKAFKGSSGLRYHMRDHTGERPYACRECGKAFKRSSLLQIHQRVHTGLRAFECAQCGLTFKWASHYQYHLRQHTGERPYRCPDCPKAFKNTSCLRRHRQLHTGERPHACPVCGKAFAQTSNLRQHQRVHTGERPYACPQCGKTFTHSSNLQLHRRTHSAARPYRCPLCPKAFVMASYLQRHLRTHTPGPRGTPRRPPPPSPEAQTFLLVQTPQGLQLIPSPPAPPRKLLLLPGPPAEPPAFTLLPAEGPAPRAGKGPRASGPTAAGQSILLVPGTGQALPRVQLQAVTGAPAGASVIVLRGGVIPPRGPQPPEVTGVQLQAAEVTNVQLQALPQPLEVTNIQLQAAEVTNVQLQATEVTSVQLQALPQPLDVTNIQLQAAEMTNVQLQALPQPSKVTNVQLQALPQPLDVTNIHLQAAEVTNVQLQALPQPLDVTNIQLQASEVTNVQLQALPQPSKVANIQLHALPQPSDVTNIQLQAAEVTNVQLQALPQPLDVTNIQLRALPQPSEVTNIQLQATEMTNVQLQALPQSSKVTNIQLQALPQPLDVTNIQLQATEVTNVQLQALPQPSEITNIQLQALPQPSEVTGVHLQATEVTDVHLQATEVPGVELQTTEVTDVHFQTTKVPDIHLQATEVSNVHLQTTEVPSVHLEATEVPNIQLQAMEVANIQLQTTEVPSVHLETTEVPDVHLETTEVPNIHLEATEVPGVHLQTTKVTNVHLQATEVTNVHHQTMEVPSVHLQAADVPNIHLQDAEVTTVQLQATEMPSVHPQTTEVTNVHLQAAEVPSVHLQTTEVPSVCHQTTEVPGVHLQVTEVPSVHLQTTEMANVHLQDTKVSSVHHHMMELPNIHLKITDMPNIQLKTMEVTNVHLQATEVPNACHQMMEAPSVQLKTMEVPNMHLKTTEVPNVQLNNVQLKTTEEVPNIQLKTVEVPNVQLKTVEVPNIQLKAVEVPNIQLKTMEVSNIQLRTMEVPNVQLKTVEVPNVQLKPMEVTNVHLQAAEVPNIQPQPPEVLVAGGGLSPSPSPRLAVVGAAGGLPPVLLLRGAGGGPARLCLQALAQLPPPGSPRILLVRGEPVPGGSGGGQPPTPARGVAGGGSGGGGTGTGPPTPELPNVPLVHTF, encoded by the exons ATGGCGGGAGCAACATCACCAGCAGGGCCAGCCGTGTCCCGGGCCGGTGGTCCAGGCACAGCCGACCAGCCCTACGCTTGCCGGGAGTGCGGGAAGGCCTTCAGGTGGTCGTCCCGCCTGGCCCACCACCAACGCAGCCACACGGGCGAGCGGCCCTACAAGTGTCCCGAGTGCCCCAAGGCCTTTAAGGGCTCCTCCGCCCTCCTCTACCACCAGCGGGGCCACACGGGCGAGCGGCCCTACGCCTGTCCCCAGTGCGGGAAGGCCTTCAAGCGCTCCTCCCTGCTGCAGACCCACCAGCGGGTTCACACGGGGCTGCGGGCCTTTGAGTGCGCCCAGTGCGGCCTCACCTTCAAGTGGGCATCCCACTACCAGTACCACCTCCGGCAGCACACCGGTGAGCGGCCCTACCGCTGCCCCGCTTGTCCCAAAGCCTTCAAGAACTCTTCCAGCCTCCGCCGTCACCGTCACACCCACACTGGCGAGCGGCCCCACGCCTGCCCTGTCTGCGGCAAAGCCTTCGCCCAAGCCACCAACCTCCGGCAACACCAGCGGGTCCACACCGGCGAGCGGCCCTACGCCTGCCCCCAGTGCGGCAAAACCTTCACCCACTCCTCCAACCTCCTCCTCCACCGGCGCACCCACGCTGGCACCCGGCCCCACGAGTGTCCAACCTGCGCCAAGGCCTTCATCTCTGATGCCTGCCTGCAGAAACACCTCCAGAGCCACGCTGGCCACTCTGCCGTGCCGCCGCTCCTCCCAGTGCCCGCCACGGCACCAGAGACGCTCTGGAAGTGCTCTGCCTGCCCGCTGAGTTTCACCAGtgaggaggagctgctgggccaCCAAGGCAGCCATTCAGTGACAGCAGTGACCCCCCCAGCCGCCCCTCACCGCTGCCCCACCTGCGGCAAGACCTTCAAGAACAGCTCGGGGCTGGCTCGGCACCGTCATGGCCACGCTGCCGAGCGGCCCTTCAAGTGCACCGTCTGCCCCAAGACCTTCACCCAGCTGGCCGGGCTGTTGGGCCACCAACGCAGCCACCCTGCCGCTGTCCCACCGCATCCCCCCCCCGAGGCTCCCGACCCTCCGGTGGCACCCCAGCCCGCCCCGGAGCGCCCTTACCAATGCACTGAGTGCGGCAAAGCCTTCAAGGGCTCCTCGGGGCTGCGGTACCACATGCGGGACCACACGGGCGAGCGGCCCTACGCCTGCCGCGAGTGCGGCAAGGCCTTCAAGCGCTCCTCCCTCCTCCAGATCCACCAGCGGGTTCACACGGGGCTGCGGGCTTTCGAGTGTGCCCAGTGCGGCCTCACCTTCAAGTGGGCATCCCACTACCAGTACCACCTCCGGCAGCACACCGGTGAGCGGCCCTACCGCTGCCCCGACTGCCCTAAAGCCTTCAAGAACACCTCCTGCCTCCGCCGCCATCGCCAGCTCCACACCGGCGAGCGGCCCCACGCCTGCCCCGTCTGCGGCAAAGCCTTCGCCCAAACCTCCAACCTCCGGCAACACCAGCGGGTCCACACCGGCGAGCGGCCCTACGCCTGCCCCCAGTGCGGCAAAACCTTCACCCACTCCTCCAACCTCCAGCTCCACCGGCGCACCCACTCCGCCGCCCGCCCCTACCGCTGCCCGCTCTGCCCCAAGGCCTTCGTGATGGCCTCCTACCTCCAGCGTCACCTCCGCACCCACACCCCTGGGCCCCGCGGgaccccccgccgccccccgccaccGTCTCCCGAGGCCCAGACCTTCCTGCTGGTGCAGACCCCCCAGGGCCTGCAGCTCATCCCCAGCCCCCCGGCACCCCCGCGGAAGCTCCTCCTGCTGCCCGGCCCCCCAGCTGAGCCCCCTGCTTTCACCCTCCTGCCCGCCGAGGGTCCCGCGCCCCGGGCGGGAAAGGGTCCCCGGGCATCGGGACCCACCGCTGCCGGGCAGAGCATCCTGTTGGTACCCGGCACGGGGCAGGCGCTGCCCCGTGTCCAGCTCCAGGCGGTGACGGGGGCCCCGGCAGGGGCCAGTGTCATCGTCTTGAGGGGGGGCGTCATTCCCCCGCGGGGGCCGCAGCCCCCCGAGGTCACTGGCGTCCAGCTGCAGGCAGCCGAGGTGACCAATGTCCAGCTGCAGGCCTTGCCACAACCTTTGGAGGTCACCAATATCCAGCTCCAAGCTGCAGAGGTGACTAATGTCCAGCTCCAAGCCACGGAGGTGACAAGTGTCCAGCTCCAAGCCCTGCCGCAGCCCTTGGATGTCACCAACATCCAGCTCCAAGCTGCCGAGATGACAAATGTCCAGCTCCAAGCCTTGCCACAACCCTCCAAGGTGACCAACGTCCAGCTTCAAGCCCTGCCACAGCCCTTGGATGTCACCAACATCCATCTCCAAGCTGCCGAGGTGACAAATGTCCAGCTGCAGGCCCTGCCACAGCCCTTGGATGTCACCAACATCCAGCTCCAAGCCAGTGAGGTGACCAATGTCCAGCTCCAAGCCCTGCCACAGCCCTCCAAGGTGGCCAACATCCAGCTCCATGCTCTGCCACAACCCTCGGATGTCACCAACATCCAACTTCAGGCCGCGGAGGTGACCAATGTCCAGCTCCAAGCCCTGCCACAGCCCTTGGATGTCACCAACATCCAGCTCCGAGCCCTGCCACAACCCTCTGAGGTCACCAACATCCAACTGCAGGCCACCGAGATGACAAATGTCCAGCTCCAAGCCCTGCCACAGTCCTCCAAGGTGACCAACATCCAGCTCCAAGCCCTGCCACAACCTTTGGATGTCACCAACATCCAGCTGCAGGCCACTGAGGTGACAAATGTCCAGCTCCAAGCCCTGCCACAGCCCTCTGAGATCACCAACATCCAGCTCCAAGCCCTGCCGCAGCCCTCAGAGGTGACCGGTGTCCATCTCCAGGCCACGGAG GTGACAGATGTCCATCTCCAGGCCACGGAGGTGCCCGGTGTCGAGCTGCAGACCACAGAGGTGACAGATGTCCATTTCCAAACCACCAAGGTACCTGACATCCATCTCCAAGCCACAGAGGTGTCCAATGTCCATCTCCAAACCACGGAGGTCCCCAGTGTCCATCTTGAGGCCACAGAGGTGCCCAACATCCAGCTCCAGGCCATGGAGGTGGCCAACATCCAGCTGCAGACCACAGAGGTGCCCAGTGTCCATCTCGAAACCACTGAGGTGCCTGATGTGCATCTCGAAACCACTGAGGTGCCCAACATCCATCTCGAAGCCACAGAGGTGCCTGGTGTCCATCTCCAGACCACGAAGGTGACCAATGTCCACTTGCAGGCCACTGAGGTGACCAACGTCCATCACCAAACCATGGAGGTGCCCAGTGTCCATCTCCAGGCCGCAGACGTGCCCAACATCCATCTCCAGGATGCAGAGGTGACCACTGTCCAGCTGCAAGCCACTGAGATGCCCAGTGTCCATCCCCAAACCACGGAGGTGACAAATGTCCATCTCCAGGCCGCAGAGGTGCCCAGTGTCCATCTCCAGACCACTGAGGTGCCCAGTGTGTGTCATCAAACCACTGAGGTGCCCGGTGTCCATCTCCAAGTCACAGAGGTGCCCAGCGTCCATCTCCAGACCACAGAGATGGCCAATGTCCATCTTCAAGACACCAAGGTGTCCAGTGTCCATCACCATATGATGGAGCTGCCCAATATCCATCTCAAGATCACGGACATGCCCAATATCCAACTGAAGACAATGGAGGTGACAAATGTCCATCTCCAGGCTACTGAGGTGCCCAACGCCTGTCACCAAATGATGGAGGCACCCAGTGTCCAACTCAAGACCATGGAGGTGCCTAACATGCATCTTAAGACCACAGAGGTGCCTAACGTCCAACTCAATAACGTCCAACTCAAGACCACAGAGGAGGTGCCCAACATCCAACTCAAGACCGTGGAGGTGCCCAACGTGCAACTGAAGACCGTGGAGGTACCCAACATCCAACTGAAGGCCGTGGAGGTGCCCAACATCCAACTCAAGACCATGGAGGTATCCAACATCCAACTGAGGACCATGGAGGTGCCCAACGTTCAACTCAAGACTGTAGAGGTGCCCAACGTCCAACTCAAGCCCATGGAGGTGACAAATGTCCATCTCCAGGCCGCAGAGGTGCCCAACATCCAGCCGCAGCCCCCCGAGGTGCTCGTGGCAGGGGGGGGCCTgtccccctccccgtccccacgGTTGGCGGTAGTGGGGGCAGCTGGGGGactgccccctgtgctgctgctacggggggctggggggggacctgcccgcctctgcctgcaggcgctggcccagctgcccccccccggctccccccggaTCCTCCTGGTCCGGGGTGAGCCGGtgccggggggcagcggcggggggcagccccccaccccggcccggggggtggctgggggtggcagtggtgggggggggacgggaaCGGGACCCCCCACCCCGGAACTGCCCAATGTCCCGCTGGTTCACACCTTCTGA